GCTAGGCGTTGCAAGTACAGCATGACCGTTAGGAATTAGGTAATTTCTACCGTATCCGTTTTTTACTTCTACTAGATCGTCTGCAAATCCTAGATTTTCAACGTCCTTCTTTAATATAAGTTCCATCTGTTATCTAGTTTCTATTTGTATAAATCAGTTACATAAGGCATCAATGCAAGGTGACGTGCGCGTTTTACTGCTACAGACACTTTACGTTGGTACTTTAAAGAAGTTCCTGTAAGACGACGAGGTAACAATTTACCTTGCTCGTTTACAAAACCTGCTAGCCAGTCTGCATCTTTGTAATCGATATACTTGATACCAGATTTCTTAAAACGACAGTACTTCTTTGCTTTGTTAGTCTCAATGTTAAGAGGCGTAAGATATCTGATATCTCCGTCCTTCTTTCCTTTTGCTTGTTGTTGTAAAGATGCCATAACTTACGCTTTTTGCTTTTTTAGTTTTTCACGTCTTCTTTCAGCCCACGAGATCGCGTGCTTATCAAGTGTTACCGTAAGGTAACGCATCACACGTTCGTCACGGCGAAAAGCTAGTTCGTAATCATTGATAGCTTGTCCATCAACAGTAAATTCAAGTAAGTGGTAAAAACCGCTTTTCTTGTTTTGGATAGGATATGCAAGCTTTTTTAAGCCCCAATCCTCTTTACTAATCATCTTAGCGCCCTTTTCTTTAAGAAGACCTTCGTACTTCTTTACTGTTTCCTTTATCTGATCATCAGATAAAACGGGATTCAAGATGAAAACAGTTTCGTAATGGTTCATATAATATGAGTTAAATTAAAAATGAGTGCAAAAGTAACGATTTACTTTTAATATTCAAATAGCAATTTGTTTATAAATTTAAAATAAAACATACTTTTTAAATAGGTTCATTTTCATGGTGTTGCTTTCGCGAAAAGTGAATTTATAAATCCAAGCAATTACTATATAATAAGGATACATATTATAGAGCTACCAATGGAAGAATTTTTAAGATAGTTAAGTTACACTTGTAGTCTAAATGCAAGAATGTATAGCTACTATTATCTTAGAAATAGACAGCTAATCGCCAATAGTCATTTTTTTATCGATTAAGACGTTAAATTCACCAATAGCTATGAGAATAAAGGAAAAATCATTCGACCAATCACACGAATAACCGATGAAAGTCATGTTTTTGTTGGTAAATAGGTTATTTTTGTCTAATATTGATGAACTTAACCTAATTAAATAATAATCGCTGTGGAAGGAGTACTATTAGACTGCGCAGTTGTAGATGATTCAAGTTTACAACGTCTAGCTATCGTAAAGATGATTAATGATCACCCTAATTTACGATTAGTTGCCGAATATAATAACGCCATAGAAACTAAAAATGGCCTTATCGAGACTAAAGTAGACCGTCTTTTTCTCGATATAGAAATGCCTATCCTATCTGGATTTGACTTACTTGATGATCTTATCCATAAGCCACAGATTATTTTTGTAACAGGTAAAACAAAATACGCTTACAAAGCTTTCAATTATAACGCAATCGATTACTTACGTAAGCCTCTTACTAAGGATCGCTTTACAAATGCTGTTTACAAAGCCATAAGTCTACATAAACTTAAAACTGAAGGTGCTGTAGAAGATGATGACTATATCTTTGTAAAAAGTAACCTAAAGAAAAAGAAAGTGATGCTCAATGAGCTTAAATATATCACTGCTCTTGGAGATTATGTAAAATTAGTTACTGTGCATGATCCTATTGTTGTACTTGCAACGATGAAATCATTTGTAGCACAATTACCACCGGAACGTTTTATGCGTATACATAAGTCTTATATTATTAATATAGACAAGGTAGATAAATACAATAGTAGAAATATTGAGATAGACGGAGAGAAAATTCCTTTATCAAGACATAAAAAGTCAGAACTTATAGATGCATTGTCTGCATAAGAGGACGTTAGACGAAAAAATAAATGTAAAATTGAAAATCCCACTCGTTGAGTGGGATTTTTTACATCTAATATGAAGTGAAAATTTTATCTAATAACAATCCACATCTATCACAAGCCGTACACTTCTGTAAGGAGCGATTGCATTAAAACTAGTGACAACACGCTTTATAGCCTTCTTTGTTTCTAAAAGTTTCTGGCGGCGGCTTATCTTAATTAATACATTACGTCTGTACTGGTTACGTATTCTTGCTACAGAAGGTGTCTCTGGACCTAATACCGCGTCTGCTCCTAGAGTTTGACGCAATGCTTTTGCGAGCCAGATACTCGCCTCTTCTATTTTTTGATAATCTCGATGCTTTAAAGTAATACGTATCAATCTATGAAAAGGTGGATACTTAAAATTACGTCGTTCTTCTAATTGCTCCTTGTACATCTCTTCAAACTTATTTGCAGAAACCTGCTGTAGGATCTGATGGTAAGGATTATAAGTCTGCACGAGTACTTTACCTTGCTTTTCTGTTCGCCCTGCCCTACCCGACACTTGTGCAATCAACTGGTAACTACGTTCATGTGCTCTAAAATCTGGAAAATTGAGCATGCTATCTGCATTCATAATACCCACAAGAGTCACATTTCTAAAGTCTAAACCTTTAGTTAGCATTTGCGTACCTACAAGAATATCTATTTGCTCTTGCTCAAAGACAGTAATGAGCTTTTCAAATCCATACTTACCTCTAGTAGTATCAGAATCCATTCTTGCAATAGATTTATCTGGATATAGCTCTTTGAGTTCTAATTCTATTTGCTCTGTACCAAAACCCTTAGTAGTAAGCTCTGCGCTTCCACAAGCCATACATTTCTGTTGTAAAGCGATATTATAACCACAATAATGACAACGTAGCTGTGACCTGTATTTATGATAAGTAAGACTTACATCACAATTAGGGCATTGTGGCGCGTGACCACAAGTAGTACATTCTAGTATAGGTGAGAAACCTCTACGGTTTTGAAAGAGAATTACCTGCTCCCCTAGTGCTAGTGCATCTGTAATTGCGCGTATTAAGGTGTCAGAAAAGTGACCCGTCATCTCACGCTTTTTGCTTTTCTCCTTAATATCTACAAGATTAATCTCAGGCATTAAAATACCTCCATGTCTTTGTTTTAAAGACACATAACCATATTTCCCTTGCTGTGCGTTGTATACTGTTTCTATAGATGGCGTTGCAGACCCAAGTAATACTTTTGCTTTAAACATTGCTCCTAGCACAATAGCAGCATCACGAGCATGATATCTAGGCGCAGGGTCGTATTGCTTAAAACTACTTTCATGCTCCTCATCTACTACTATAAATTTTAAGTCTCTAAAGGGTAATAAAAGTGCACTACGTGCCCCTATAATAATTTGAGCTTTATCTAGCTTTTTCAATACATTATTCCACACCTCTACTCGCTCGTTTACGGAGTATTTGGAGTGAAAAATCGCTACGCGCTCACCAAAGTAGGTTTGCAACCTGGTTATCAACTGCGTAGTAAGTGCTATTTCTGGAAGTAAATACAGTATTTGATTACCAGAATCAAGCATCTCTTCTATGAGCTGCACATATATTTCTGTCTTTCCCGATGCAGTTACTCCATGCAACAGGGCGACATCTTTTGTTTCAAAATGACTTTTTATTTCATCATAAGCCGTTTGCTGATATTCGTTGAGAACCTTTGTTTCAAAAACTTCGCCGTCAAAACCTACACGGTCCTGTCGTTTTTGATAGGTTTGAAAAACACCTTTATCCACAAGCGCCTTGAGCTGACTAGCAGTAGCGCTAGATGCTTTTTGTAAGTCCTGAGATGATATTGGTTTATTTGTTTTCGCTTTAAGCGAGAAAAATGTGAGCACCATCTCTCGTTGTTTTGGAGCTCGTGACAATTCCTCTAGTACAGTTGTAAGTCCCTCCTCGCCTTCGTATGCTGGGGCAATAGTGATAAATTTTACAAGCTTAGGTACATATTGCTCATAAATCTCTTCTTGCATCTCGATCAAACCTTGATCAATTAAACGCTGTATAGAAGGAAGAATTTTTTTCTTGTCTAGAATATCCATCACCTCATGAACCTTTAATTCTGAACGATGCTGTAATGCTTCATATATGAGAAACTCATCATCCTTAAGCGATGTCTCATCTATATCAAAGCCATCTTCCTTAAGTCTTATCACAGTCTCGCTTTCCAGTAAGAAAGCCTTAGGGAGTGCAGCGCGCATGACCTCTCCTTCGGTACACATATAGTAATCTGCAATCCAACTCCAGAATTTGAGCTGCTCTTCAGTGACTATCGCGTCCTCATCTAGAATTTGCTGTATTTCCTTGGCTTCATAAATTGTAGGCGCCACCTGGTGCTTGTTTTTTACAATAGAAGCATATACTTTCTTTTTTCCAAAAGGAACAGCAACCCGCATCCCTTTTTGAATATAGTTAAACTCTGCCTCAGAGACGAAGTACGTAAACGTATTCTCTACAGGGATAGGAAGTATAACATCAATAAAATAAGGCATAGCAAATTATGATAAGAAAGTATGAATATACAAAGTTACAGAAGCAGATCAAACGTAGGAGCTTATCGTCAATAAAAAGACCATTAATGTTTGACATACGCTTTCGCGAAAGCGTAAAAAAAGCCGCTCCCAAAAGAAACGGCTTTCTATATTAAACAGCAACATCATTAACGTCTTACCCACTGTTGCGTTCTAAACAAGAATGCTATATAACCACGAACGTTTAAGACATTTTTATCATCCTCGTCAATCCACAGTTTAGCTTTATACTCCTTCCCTTTCTCTGGATCAAAAATAGTTCCTCCCTCATATTCGTCATCATCTTTTTCAAGATTCTTAATGATATCAAGACCTATGAGTGGTTTATCATAATCTTCACCTTTACAGTAAATACAAGTCTTGTCACGATTTGCTGGATTTAATATATCTATAATCTTACCAAACACTTTACCATCCTTTTTATAGATTTCTATGATAGACATTGCCTCACCAGTCTCATCATCTATAGTTTTCCATTGGCCAAAAATAGTTCCTTGTTGCGCTTGTATGCTCACTGCAAAAAATAGCAGCATAAGTAGGGTTATGTGTTTTTTCATAGTATTCAAGTTTTAAAATTCTAAAATTAATTTGATTTACAGAGAGATTATAATGCATAAAAAATGGCGAATCACAAGTGATCGCCATTTTTAATATGATTTTGATTATTAGTTTTTACCTAACATCGCATCTTTAAGATCATCATCTGCTGGGTCGTTACCTAACCAGATTCCGAAAAGAGCTTTCTTAAAATCAAGACCTGCAATAGATCCTAATTCTTTTCCGTTTTTGTAAACTACAGTTCCTTTTCCTTTGATATAAGCGATATCAAAAACGTTTGTTTTTACAATTTTATCGCTGAAAAAACCTTTGAACTGCTCAATCTTCGCATCTAGCGAACTTGTGTTTCCATTCATTGAAGCATCAAAACCATCATCTACAGCTCCTATCATTTTCTTACTAGAAACCATTCCAGAAACGATGTCTAATTTAAGCGCCATAGTCTCGTCTGCATTGATAATAGCTGCTGCATCACTCTTTTTTGACACTAGATATAATCCTCCAGCATAAAGGTCAAATACTACCTTCTCTCTCATACCAGCACCATTAAGGATAAGTTCTGTACCTCCCATTGTTACTGAGTTAGGTAAGGTTGCATCTCCTACTACTGTTTGTGCCTGGCTAACTGTAAGACTACATACGGCTACTAAAGCTAATAAATACTTTTTCATAATTTGTGTGTGTGTGTGTGTGTTATTTAATTTGTACTAGGGTTTTTGTGTAAAATCCGTAATTTTTGAAGGGTTGCATTAAGCTCATAACCCAGTAAAATCAAGTTCGAATTTAACCAAATATAAAGCATCATTATTAATAATGCACCAATAGAGCCATACAACTCATTATATGTGCCAAAATTATCAATATAAATACCAAATAGGTAGGTAGTTATCATAAATAATATTGTTGTCATTAATGCTCCTGGTGAAAAGAAACGGCTTTTACGCCCTTCTTTGGTTCCGAAATAATATAGCGTAGCAATTACCGAATAAATCATAATGATTAAAAACAGGTTCTTACCTATACTTAATAGCGCGATATCCATATCGTTACTCATAAAGTCACGCTCCCTCAATGAATTAAGTAATAATTCAAAATAAATCACTACTGATATAGTAGTAACCAACAACAATGCCAGAATAATAGAAGTACCTAAAGCAACCGCATATTGCCTAAAGAAATTACGACTTATCTCATTATAATGAGAACCCTCAAAACCACTAAAAATAGCATTGACACCGTTTGCCGTTAAAAACAAGGCTAGCAAACCAGCAAAGGAAGCAAGACCTGCTCTCTCATTCTGTGAGATATCGATTATGATAGGTTTAAAGAAATCTAAGGATTGCGCAGGTATGAGCTCATAAATAAAGGCCATGAACTTGATATCAAAATTCTCAATAGGAACATATGGCACTAGATTGAGTAAAAATAACAAAGCTGGAAAAATGGCCATAAAAAAACTATAAGCAATAGAACTTGCGCGGGATCCCAGAGCTCCCTGGATAATCCCATTAAAATAAGCGCGTAGCAAGTAAAGAAGCGTCATTCCCTCAAACCCAGGAATTACGACACTATCCAAGATACTCACAAGCCAACAAAAAGGCTTGAATCTCATTAAACGTTGCTCTATCGTCTTATCTGATGCCATTAAACTGCTTTCAGACTAAGATCTAAGTTATAGACAGAGTGTGTGAGCGCTCCACTAGAAATATAATCTACACCACAAAGAGCGTACTCACGTATCGTCTCTTCATTAATACCACCAGAAGATTCTGTAAGGCATTTATCGCCTATTAATGCTACTGCTGTGCGAGTATCCTCATAATTAAAATTATCTATAAGAATGCGATATACATGCTCGTGATTTTCAAGTATTTCTTTAATCTCATCCAGACTTCTAGCTTCGACTATAATTTTGAGATCTCGCTGCTCTTCCTTAAGGTAATCCACTGTTTTGAGAATCGCTTTTGTAACACCACCCGCAAAATCAATATGATTATCTTTAAGCATAATCATATCATACAGTGCAAAACGGTGATTCTCACCACCACCTATTTTAACAGCCCATTTCTCTAGCGCTCTTATTCCTGGTGTGGTCTTTCTTGTGTCTAGAATTTTAGTATCTGTTCCTTCTAAAAGGTTCACAAAGAACTTTGTCTTTGTCGCAATAGCACTCATACGCTGCATAGCATTAAGCACTAAGCGTTCTGCTTTGAGAATGCTTTGGCTTGAACCAGATACATAAAATGCAATATCACCATATTTTACAGCGTCTCCATCCTTTAATACGTCCTCTACTTCTAATGAAGGATCTACGTGTGCAAATACCGCTTTCGCGAAAGCGCAACCCGCAAGGACACCCTCATCCTTTACAAGTAGTTTTGCTTTTCCAGTGGCGGTGGCTGGTATACAAGCCAGTGAGCTATGGTCTCCATCACCTAAATCCTCTCTAATAGCATTTGCAATTATACCTTCTATCTCAATCTGAAATTGTGCTTCTGAAATCATATTTATATTGTTCCTTTGATGTAAAAATAAGCAAAAGGTAAAGCTTCTTACTTCTGTATGGTAGTTTTGTATTTTTGCCACATGAATATTAAACTTCTCTGCGTAGGCAAGACCGATAATAAACAGTTGCAAGCACTGATAGACACGTATAGCAAACGGCTCAATTTTTATGTGAAATACTCCATAGAAATTCTCCCGGATATTAAAAATGTCAAAAATCTTAGTGAGCAAGAACAGAAAAACAAGGAAGGCGACCTTATTTTATCTAAAATAGGCCCTTATGATCACCTCTTGCTATTTGATGAAAATGGAAAAACGTTTACAAGCGTAGGCTTTTCAAAATTTCTACAAAAGAAAATGAATAGTGGTATTAAGACCCTAGTCTTTGTTATAGGTGGTCCTTATGGATTTTCTCAAGAGGTTTATGCAAAAGCACAAGGAAAAGTATCCTTATCATCCATGACCTTTTCTCACCAGATGGTTAGACTCTTTATTACCGAGCAAATTTATAGAGGTTATACTATATTAAAAGGGGAACCATATCATCATCAATAAGGATAATTTCTAAAATAAAAATGAGCTTACAATTACCTTGAGTTAATAAC
The genomic region above belongs to Dokdonia sp. Dokd-P16 and contains:
- the rlmH gene encoding 23S rRNA (pseudouridine(1915)-N(3))-methyltransferase RlmH; this encodes MNIKLLCVGKTDNKQLQALIDTYSKRLNFYVKYSIEILPDIKNVKNLSEQEQKNKEGDLILSKIGPYDHLLLFDENGKTFTSVGFSKFLQKKMNSGIKTLVFVIGGPYGFSQEVYAKAQGKVSLSSMTFSHQMVRLFITEQIYRGYTILKGEPYHHQ
- a CDS encoding chalcone isomerase family protein, with the protein product MKKYLLALVAVCSLTVSQAQTVVGDATLPNSVTMGGTELILNGAGMREKVVFDLYAGGLYLVSKKSDAAAIINADETMALKLDIVSGMVSSKKMIGAVDDGFDASMNGNTSSLDAKIEQFKGFFSDKIVKTNVFDIAYIKGKGTVVYKNGKELGSIAGLDFKKALFGIWLGNDPADDDLKDAMLGKN
- the nadC gene encoding carboxylating nicotinate-nucleotide diphosphorylase; translated protein: MISEAQFQIEIEGIIANAIREDLGDGDHSSLACIPATATGKAKLLVKDEGVLAGCAFAKAVFAHVDPSLEVEDVLKDGDAVKYGDIAFYVSGSSQSILKAERLVLNAMQRMSAIATKTKFFVNLLEGTDTKILDTRKTTPGIRALEKWAVKIGGGENHRFALYDMIMLKDNHIDFAGGVTKAILKTVDYLKEEQRDLKIIVEARSLDEIKEILENHEHVYRILIDNFNYEDTRTAVALIGDKCLTESSGGINEETIREYALCGVDYISSGALTHSVYNLDLSLKAV
- the rpsF gene encoding 30S ribosomal protein S6, translating into MNHYETVFILNPVLSDDQIKETVKKYEGLLKEKGAKMISKEDWGLKKLAYPIQNKKSGFYHLLEFTVDGQAINDYELAFRRDERVMRYLTVTLDKHAISWAERRREKLKKQKA
- the priA gene encoding primosomal protein N' codes for the protein MPYFIDVILPIPVENTFTYFVSEAEFNYIQKGMRVAVPFGKKKVYASIVKNKHQVAPTIYEAKEIQQILDEDAIVTEEQLKFWSWIADYYMCTEGEVMRAALPKAFLLESETVIRLKEDGFDIDETSLKDDEFLIYEALQHRSELKVHEVMDILDKKKILPSIQRLIDQGLIEMQEEIYEQYVPKLVKFITIAPAYEGEEGLTTVLEELSRAPKQREMVLTFFSLKAKTNKPISSQDLQKASSATASQLKALVDKGVFQTYQKRQDRVGFDGEVFETKVLNEYQQTAYDEIKSHFETKDVALLHGVTASGKTEIYVQLIEEMLDSGNQILYLLPEIALTTQLITRLQTYFGERVAIFHSKYSVNERVEVWNNVLKKLDKAQIIIGARSALLLPFRDLKFIVVDEEHESSFKQYDPAPRYHARDAAIVLGAMFKAKVLLGSATPSIETVYNAQQGKYGYVSLKQRHGGILMPEINLVDIKEKSKKREMTGHFSDTLIRAITDALALGEQVILFQNRRGFSPILECTTCGHAPQCPNCDVSLTYHKYRSQLRCHYCGYNIALQQKCMACGSAELTTKGFGTEQIELELKELYPDKSIARMDSDTTRGKYGFEKLITVFEQEQIDILVGTQMLTKGLDFRNVTLVGIMNADSMLNFPDFRAHERSYQLIAQVSGRAGRTEKQGKVLVQTYNPYHQILQQVSANKFEEMYKEQLEERRNFKYPPFHRLIRITLKHRDYQKIEEASIWLAKALRQTLGADAVLGPETPSVARIRNQYRRNVLIKISRRQKLLETKKAIKRVVTSFNAIAPYRSVRLVIDVDCY
- a CDS encoding LytR/AlgR family response regulator transcription factor; the encoded protein is MEGVLLDCAVVDDSSLQRLAIVKMINDHPNLRLVAEYNNAIETKNGLIETKVDRLFLDIEMPILSGFDLLDDLIHKPQIIFVTGKTKYAYKAFNYNAIDYLRKPLTKDRFTNAVYKAISLHKLKTEGAVEDDDYIFVKSNLKKKKVMLNELKYITALGDYVKLVTVHDPIVVLATMKSFVAQLPPERFMRIHKSYIINIDKVDKYNSRNIEIDGEKIPLSRHKKSELIDALSA
- a CDS encoding DUF2147 domain-containing protein; the encoded protein is MKKHITLLMLLFFAVSIQAQQGTIFGQWKTIDDETGEAMSIIEIYKKDGKVFGKIIDILNPANRDKTCIYCKGEDYDKPLIGLDIIKNLEKDDDEYEGGTIFDPEKGKEYKAKLWIDEDDKNVLNVRGYIAFLFRTQQWVRR
- the rpsR gene encoding 30S ribosomal protein S18, translating into MASLQQQAKGKKDGDIRYLTPLNIETNKAKKYCRFKKSGIKYIDYKDADWLAGFVNEQGKLLPRRLTGTSLKYQRKVSVAVKRARHLALMPYVTDLYK
- a CDS encoding YihY/virulence factor BrkB family protein — its product is MASDKTIEQRLMRFKPFCWLVSILDSVVIPGFEGMTLLYLLRAYFNGIIQGALGSRASSIAYSFFMAIFPALLFLLNLVPYVPIENFDIKFMAFIYELIPAQSLDFFKPIIIDISQNERAGLASFAGLLALFLTANGVNAIFSGFEGSHYNEISRNFFRQYAVALGTSIILALLLVTTISVVIYFELLLNSLRERDFMSNDMDIALLSIGKNLFLIIMIYSVIATLYYFGTKEGRKSRFFSPGALMTTILFMITTYLFGIYIDNFGTYNELYGSIGALLIMMLYIWLNSNLILLGYELNATLQKLRILHKNPSTN